One part of the Oceanidesulfovibrio indonesiensis genome encodes these proteins:
- a CDS encoding glutamate synthase-related protein → MQPTAGLAPSSLSLKDLPWQIDWDIHTCTLCGRCTAVCPVNAIELGVFRKRELHAKPGIPEKPTNTYTIYHGIRQRTDPAYRCIGCAMCNMVCPNNSIRPRKLAESPMLWYHHNRGGQPRTRGGRRNESGSLLDQLKFIRISMLTDPALDAGRHEFELKTLLGRILPPEEELKALKENGWTPPVREIYPLIIGGMSFGALSPNMWEGLIMGVTYLNEEMGIPARISTGEGGCPPRLLRSRFIKYVILQIASGYFGWDEIIRAIPEMQEDPCAVEIKYGQGAKPGDGGLLMWYKVNKLISALRGVPQGVSLPSPPTHQTKYSIEEAVAKMIQSMYMAWGFRVPVYPKISASSTSLAVLNNLVRNPYAAALGVDGEDGGTGAAYNVSINHMGHPIASNLRDCYLNLVAQGRQNEIPIIAGGGIGKNGNLAANAASLIMLGASAVQVGKYMMQAAAGCVGSEADRCNICNIGLCPKGITSQDPRIYRRLDPEKVAERVVDVYLSFDTEMRKIFAPLGRSTSLPIGMSDALGIADKDAAERLQIKYVV, encoded by the coding sequence ATGCAGCCAACTGCAGGCCTTGCCCCATCTTCATTAAGCCTCAAGGATCTCCCCTGGCAGATTGATTGGGACATCCATACCTGCACCCTCTGCGGACGGTGCACGGCGGTCTGCCCGGTGAACGCCATCGAACTCGGCGTTTTCCGCAAGCGCGAACTCCACGCCAAGCCCGGCATTCCGGAAAAGCCGACCAACACCTATACGATCTACCACGGCATCCGCCAGCGCACGGACCCGGCCTACCGGTGCATCGGCTGCGCCATGTGCAACATGGTCTGCCCGAACAATTCCATCCGGCCGCGCAAGCTCGCCGAGAGCCCCATGCTCTGGTACCACCACAACCGTGGCGGCCAGCCCCGTACCCGCGGCGGCCGGCGCAACGAAAGCGGCAGCCTGCTGGACCAGCTCAAGTTCATCCGCATCTCCATGCTCACAGACCCGGCTTTGGACGCTGGCCGCCACGAATTCGAACTCAAGACGCTGCTGGGCCGAATCCTGCCGCCGGAAGAGGAACTCAAGGCGCTCAAGGAAAACGGCTGGACCCCGCCGGTGCGCGAGATATACCCGCTGATCATCGGCGGCATGTCCTTCGGCGCGCTCTCCCCCAACATGTGGGAAGGCCTCATCATGGGCGTCACCTACCTCAACGAGGAGATGGGCATTCCGGCGCGCATTTCCACGGGAGAGGGCGGCTGTCCGCCCCGGCTTCTGCGCTCGCGGTTTATCAAATACGTCATCCTGCAGATCGCCAGCGGCTACTTCGGCTGGGACGAGATCATCCGCGCCATTCCGGAAATGCAGGAAGACCCCTGCGCCGTGGAGATCAAGTACGGCCAGGGCGCCAAGCCCGGCGACGGCGGCCTGCTCATGTGGTACAAGGTCAACAAACTCATTTCGGCGTTGCGCGGCGTGCCGCAGGGCGTGAGCCTGCCCAGTCCGCCCACGCATCAGACCAAGTACTCAATCGAGGAAGCCGTGGCGAAGATGATCCAGTCCATGTACATGGCCTGGGGCTTCCGCGTGCCCGTGTACCCCAAGATATCCGCCTCCAGCACTTCGCTGGCCGTGCTCAACAACCTGGTGCGCAATCCCTACGCCGCGGCCCTCGGCGTGGACGGCGAGGACGGCGGCACCGGCGCGGCATACAACGTCTCCATCAACCACATGGGCCATCCCATCGCCAGCAACCTGCGCGACTGCTACCTGAATCTGGTGGCGCAGGGCCGGCAGAACGAGATACCGATCATCGCGGGCGGCGGCATCGGCAAGAACGGCAACCTCGCCGCCAACGCAGCTTCGCTCATCATGCTGGGTGCCAGCGCCGTTCAGGTAGGCAAGTACATGATGCAGGCCGCGGCCGGCTGCGTGGGCTCCGAGGCTGACCGCTGCAACATCTGCAACATCGGTCTGTGCCCCAAAGGCATCACCTCCCAGGACCCGCGCATCTACCGCCGGCTGGATCCGGAAAAGGTGGCAGAGCGGGTTGTGGACGTCTACCTGTCCTTTGATACGGAAATGCGCAAGATATTCGCGCCCCTGGGACGGTCCACCTCCCTGCCCATCGGCATGTCCGACGCATTGGGCATTGCGGACAAGGACGCCGCCGAGCGGCTGCAGATAAAGTACGTGGTGTAG
- a CDS encoding RNA polymerase sigma factor, whose translation MQNRERMEKFLESIEGRAYRMAYAACGHREDALDMVQDAMFRFVDKYAKRPREEWRPLFYRILQNRITDNHRRRAVRDRWNGFLGAFRDSDGEAQADPFQSAPDNDGRTPEQAAQVGTAFKALQTALQELPIRQRQVFMLRAWEELSIKEAALAMNCSEGSVKTHYSRAVKALRDRLGDHWP comes from the coding sequence ATGCAGAACCGCGAACGCATGGAAAAGTTCCTGGAATCCATAGAAGGCCGGGCCTATCGCATGGCCTACGCTGCGTGCGGGCACCGCGAGGACGCCTTGGACATGGTGCAGGATGCCATGTTCAGGTTCGTGGACAAGTACGCCAAACGGCCTCGCGAGGAATGGAGGCCGCTGTTCTACCGAATTCTGCAGAACCGGATAACCGACAACCACCGCCGCAGGGCGGTGCGCGACAGATGGAACGGCTTCCTCGGCGCGTTTCGGGACTCGGACGGCGAGGCGCAGGCCGATCCGTTTCAGAGCGCTCCGGACAACGACGGCAGGACGCCGGAGCAGGCCGCGCAGGTGGGCACCGCGTTCAAGGCGTTGCAGACGGCCCTCCAGGAGTTGCCGATACGCCAGCGGCAGGTGTTCATGCTGCGGGCCTGGGAGGAGCTCTCCATCAAGGAGGCGGCCCTCGCCATGAACTGTTCCGAGGGCTCTGTGAAGACGCATTATTCCCGCGCCGTGAAGGCGCTGCGGGATCGCTTGGGGGATCATTGGCCATGA
- a CDS encoding glutamate synthase encodes MCRLFSLTSRDPVSPMLAINALNVMKEGHDGSGVGLCLRGLGGPFGEMKEAPILSGIFTEAGLKRLSQVSADIGLDPKYSMTFTPKTPPPPGTPKRGTYLARAFDIPDAWKGLAPEELAREYTRFRLMLRTTGEEQGDMQVFSFWPDTLMVKEVGDPMEVAAYLGLDNKDLVARQILAQGRQNTNYAINLYACHPFFIQGVCSMTNGENTAFIPIREYLASRGVDGYCGYQSDSEVFAHILHYTVNRLGLDLEYYKHVITPLTNEELDGHPDRENLVRLKQACRKLVIDGPNCVIGCLPDGSMFMCQDRKKLRPGVVGGKPGVFAFSSEICGLNAAIPDRDTSKDFQPMHLDTAIVRPDCQEVTICSQLQALPHLH; translated from the coding sequence ATGTGTCGATTGTTTTCACTCACCAGCCGGGACCCTGTCTCACCAATGCTGGCCATCAACGCCCTGAACGTCATGAAGGAAGGGCACGACGGTTCCGGAGTCGGCCTTTGTCTGCGCGGTCTGGGTGGGCCTTTCGGAGAAATGAAAGAAGCCCCCATCCTTTCGGGTATTTTTACCGAGGCCGGCCTCAAGCGTCTGTCGCAGGTCTCGGCAGATATCGGGCTGGATCCTAAGTACAGCATGACCTTCACGCCTAAGACGCCGCCCCCTCCCGGCACGCCGAAACGGGGCACCTACCTGGCCCGGGCCTTTGATATCCCGGATGCATGGAAGGGTCTTGCGCCCGAAGAGCTGGCGCGTGAGTATACGCGATTCCGCCTCATGCTGCGCACCACGGGTGAGGAACAGGGCGACATGCAGGTGTTCAGCTTCTGGCCGGACACCCTGATGGTGAAGGAAGTGGGCGATCCCATGGAGGTGGCCGCGTACCTGGGCCTGGACAACAAGGATCTGGTGGCGAGGCAAATTCTCGCCCAGGGCCGCCAGAACACCAACTACGCAATCAATCTCTATGCCTGCCACCCGTTCTTCATCCAGGGCGTCTGCTCCATGACCAACGGTGAGAACACTGCGTTCATCCCGATTCGCGAGTACCTTGCCTCGCGCGGGGTTGATGGATACTGCGGCTACCAGTCCGACTCCGAAGTGTTCGCGCACATCCTGCACTACACGGTCAATCGCCTCGGCCTCGACCTGGAATACTACAAGCACGTCATTACGCCGCTTACGAACGAGGAGCTCGATGGCCATCCCGACCGGGAAAACCTGGTCCGGCTCAAGCAGGCCTGCCGCAAGCTGGTCATCGACGGCCCGAACTGCGTGATCGGCTGCCTTCCCGACGGCTCCATGTTCATGTGCCAGGACCGCAAGAAACTCCGGCCCGGCGTGGTGGGCGGCAAGCCCGGCGTTTTCGCCTTCTCCTCGGAGATATGCGGTCTCAACGCGGCGATTCCGGACCGTGATACTTCCAAAGACTTCCAACCCATGCATCTCGATACGGCCATCGTCCGTCCCGACTGCCAGGAGGTGACCATATGCAGCCAACTGCAGGCCTTGCCCCATCTTCATTAA
- a CDS encoding DUF3106 domain-containing protein — protein sequence MKRASKTIRLCVATAALLVCCLAGGPALADGVAWDTLSPEQQQVLGRFAGEWESLSPEKQQRLERGAARWLRMGSEEREKAKERMERWKKMTPEKREKVRERYERYKNLPPEERERLKEARKRFRNLPPDKKAELKERWKKMTPEERERFRERLLQDSTR from the coding sequence ATGAAGCGAGCGAGTAAGACGATTCGGCTATGCGTGGCCACCGCGGCGCTGCTGGTCTGCTGCCTGGCAGGCGGTCCGGCGCTGGCGGACGGCGTCGCCTGGGACACCCTCTCGCCGGAGCAGCAGCAGGTCCTGGGGCGTTTTGCCGGCGAATGGGAGTCCCTGAGTCCGGAGAAGCAGCAGCGGCTGGAACGCGGCGCTGCGCGCTGGCTCAGGATGGGGTCGGAAGAGCGAGAGAAGGCCAAGGAGCGGATGGAGCGCTGGAAGAAGATGACGCCCGAAAAGCGTGAGAAGGTCCGGGAGCGCTACGAACGTTACAAGAACCTGCCGCCGGAAGAACGGGAACGGCTGAAAGAGGCGCGCAAACGCTTCCGGAACCTGCCGCCGGACAAGAAGGCGGAGCTGAAAGAACGCTGGAAGAAGATGACGCCCGAGGAGCGCGAACGGTTCAGGGAGCGTTTGTTGCAGGACTCCACCCGGTAG
- a CDS encoding FAD-dependent oxidoreductase, translating into MGNPVTIHGLDNGQRVESRILEERIQRAVLQGARELVIEACGQHGLGGRLWISKDEPITITINGSAGQRVGSMGFPNTRIEVMGPASDDVGWLNAGAEVIVHGNASNGIANAMAQGKIYVGGNIGSRGMTMTKRNPRFAPPELWVLGSAGDYFAEFMAGGVAVVCGYEPQSPDNVLGYRPCVGMVGGSIFFRGPHKGFSTVDAHEKPITDEDWEWLTANMRTYLEAVGRPELYDILAVRTDWQLIKAKSPLEKKGAPRRSISEFRQQVWEPGLGGGLIDDLVEIDRSPIPLIPTGLMRRFVPLWENHKRIAPCEQSCPTGMPVQERWRLVRAGQTDEAMDLALAYTPFPATVCGYLCPNLCMQGCTRAASNLIPVDIRLMGKQGATTKAPELPELCGKRVAVIGGGPGGISAAWQLRLKGYDAVVYDMEEKLGGKIASAIPESRIPREVVEAEIKRAQDVLPHVHLKQKLTADQFIQIREDYDFVVLAIGAHKPRKIPVPGNERAVTALDFLREAKKDQVNPGKRMVIIGAGNVGCDVATEAARLGAEDITLIDIQKPAAFGKEKHEAEAVGAKFRWPCFTKEITEEGVVLQTGELLPADTVVFSIGDAPDVEFLPDSIATDRGHVTVNEHFQTTDNKVFAIGDIVKPGLLTDAIGAGRKAAQAIDDLASGRRPMQDTRTMVEYDRIKLEYFDPRINAFNTLEQCAGECSSCGACRDCGLCEALCPTNAISRIQEPGKRYEYVSDPDKCIGCGFCAGACPCGVWEMVENTPIE; encoded by the coding sequence ATGGGAAATCCCGTCACGATACACGGTTTGGATAACGGCCAGCGGGTCGAGTCGCGAATCCTCGAAGAGCGCATCCAACGCGCCGTTCTCCAGGGTGCGCGAGAGCTCGTCATAGAGGCCTGCGGTCAGCACGGTCTGGGTGGTCGTCTCTGGATATCCAAAGACGAGCCCATCACCATCACCATCAACGGTTCCGCCGGACAGCGCGTCGGGTCCATGGGTTTCCCCAACACCCGCATCGAGGTCATGGGGCCGGCCTCGGACGACGTGGGCTGGCTCAATGCCGGCGCCGAGGTCATCGTCCATGGCAACGCCTCCAACGGCATCGCCAACGCCATGGCCCAGGGCAAGATCTACGTGGGCGGCAACATAGGCTCCCGCGGCATGACCATGACCAAGCGCAATCCGCGCTTCGCCCCGCCGGAACTGTGGGTCCTCGGCTCGGCCGGTGATTATTTCGCCGAATTCATGGCCGGCGGTGTGGCCGTGGTCTGCGGCTATGAGCCCCAGAGCCCGGACAACGTGCTCGGCTATCGGCCCTGCGTAGGCATGGTGGGCGGTTCGATCTTCTTCCGCGGCCCGCACAAAGGGTTCTCTACGGTGGACGCCCACGAGAAACCCATTACGGACGAGGACTGGGAGTGGCTCACCGCCAACATGCGCACATATCTGGAGGCCGTCGGCAGGCCCGAGCTTTACGACATCCTCGCAGTGCGCACGGACTGGCAGCTCATAAAGGCCAAAAGTCCGCTGGAGAAGAAGGGCGCGCCCCGGCGTTCCATCAGCGAATTTCGCCAGCAGGTCTGGGAACCCGGTCTGGGAGGCGGCCTCATTGACGACCTCGTTGAAATAGACCGCAGCCCCATCCCGCTCATTCCCACCGGGCTGATGCGCCGCTTCGTGCCGCTCTGGGAGAATCACAAGCGCATCGCTCCGTGTGAGCAGAGCTGCCCCACGGGCATGCCCGTGCAGGAGCGCTGGCGTCTGGTGCGCGCCGGCCAGACTGACGAGGCCATGGACCTGGCGCTGGCGTACACGCCGTTCCCGGCCACGGTGTGCGGCTATCTCTGCCCCAATCTGTGCATGCAGGGCTGCACTCGCGCCGCCTCCAACCTGATTCCCGTGGACATCCGGCTCATGGGCAAGCAGGGCGCTACCACCAAGGCGCCCGAGTTGCCCGAACTCTGCGGCAAGCGCGTCGCCGTCATCGGCGGCGGTCCCGGCGGCATCTCCGCTGCCTGGCAGCTGCGCCTCAAGGGCTACGACGCCGTGGTCTACGACATGGAAGAGAAGCTCGGCGGGAAAATCGCCTCGGCCATTCCGGAGAGCCGCATCCCCCGGGAAGTGGTGGAAGCCGAAATCAAGCGCGCGCAGGATGTGCTGCCCCACGTGCATCTCAAGCAGAAGCTCACGGCGGACCAGTTCATCCAGATCCGGGAAGATTACGATTTCGTGGTCCTGGCCATTGGCGCGCACAAGCCCCGCAAAATCCCCGTGCCCGGCAATGAGCGCGCCGTGACCGCGCTGGACTTCCTCCGGGAGGCCAAGAAGGACCAGGTCAATCCGGGCAAGCGCATGGTCATCATCGGCGCGGGCAATGTGGGCTGCGACGTGGCTACAGAGGCAGCCCGCCTGGGAGCCGAGGACATCACCCTCATCGACATCCAGAAGCCGGCCGCATTCGGCAAGGAGAAGCACGAGGCCGAGGCAGTGGGCGCAAAGTTCCGCTGGCCATGCTTCACCAAGGAAATCACGGAAGAGGGCGTCGTGCTCCAGACCGGCGAGCTTCTGCCGGCGGACACCGTGGTATTCTCCATCGGCGACGCGCCGGACGTGGAGTTCCTGCCCGATTCCATCGCTACGGACCGCGGCCACGTGACGGTGAACGAGCACTTCCAGACCACGGACAACAAGGTGTTCGCAATTGGCGATATCGTGAAGCCGGGATTGCTCACGGACGCCATCGGTGCGGGACGCAAGGCAGCACAGGCCATAGATGACCTGGCGAGCGGCCGTCGTCCCATGCAGGACACCCGCACCATGGTGGAGTACGATCGCATCAAGCTCGAATACTTCGATCCTCGCATCAACGCCTTCAACACGCTGGAGCAGTGCGCAGGCGAGTGCTCCTCCTGCGGCGCGTGCCGGGACTGCGGACTGTGCGAGGCCCTGTGCCCCACGAACGCGATCTCCCGAATCCAGGAGCCGGGCAAGCGTTACGAGTACGTCTCCGACCCGGACAAGTGCATCGGCTGCGGCTTCTGCGCCGGGGCCTGTCCATGCGGCGTCTGGGAGATGGTGGAGAACACCCCCATCGAGTAA